The following coding sequences are from one Paenibacillus sp. FSL R5-0912 window:
- the flgD gene encoding flagellar hook assembly protein FlgD, which yields MATTNPVSGSNSWNYVSDSSTTKTTGSSTLGKDQFLKILITQLQNQDPMQPMEDKEFIAQMAQFSSVEQLMNISTQLTALNQSLGSVSGLIGKDVTWTDAQTKLPKSGNVESIVVSSGVQYAVVGSERIALTDITQIQNPSAEPAAGSDTSTGGGESGGTT from the coding sequence ATGGCAACAACGAATCCCGTTTCTGGCAGTAACTCATGGAATTATGTATCGGATAGTTCAACTACCAAGACAACAGGCAGCTCGACACTGGGCAAGGATCAATTTCTTAAAATATTGATTACCCAGCTGCAGAATCAGGACCCTATGCAGCCGATGGAGGATAAAGAATTTATCGCCCAGATGGCCCAGTTCTCCTCTGTCGAACAGTTAATGAACATTTCCACCCAGCTTACGGCACTGAATCAGTCACTAGGTTCTGTATCCGGTCTGATCGGCAAAGATGTCACTTGGACAGATGCCCAAACCAAATTACCGAAATCAGGAAATGTAGAATCCATTGTTGTGAGCAGTGGTGTACAGTACGCGGTAGTAGGCAGTGAGCGGATCGCCTTAACAGATATCACACAAATTCAGAATCCTTCTGCTGAACCGGCAGCGGGCAGTGATACTTCAACGGGCGGCGGGGAGAGCGGGGGGACCACATGA
- a CDS encoding flagellar basal body-associated FliL family protein, translating to MKKMMPWLITILLAITLIVVAAFLLMDRFFPSDANDVNQAVQNVEAKRLSADEIVALTAVITDIKTNLADPDYILSVDIAFQLDSAKSKEEFEKIKAIKITPLIIKAIADARPEELNGASGKDQFSSKLVNIINKNLTEGTITQIEFTKFILAPM from the coding sequence ATGAAGAAGATGATGCCATGGCTCATTACGATTTTACTGGCGATTACGCTCATTGTAGTAGCCGCATTTTTACTAATGGACAGGTTTTTCCCCAGTGATGCGAATGATGTGAACCAGGCTGTCCAGAACGTGGAAGCTAAGAGACTAAGCGCGGATGAAATCGTCGCCTTGACGGCGGTAATCACTGATATCAAAACTAATCTTGCCGATCCCGATTATATCCTTTCAGTTGACATCGCGTTTCAGCTAGATTCAGCGAAGTCCAAGGAAGAATTCGAAAAGATAAAAGCTATTAAAATTACACCGCTTATTATCAAAGCAATTGCCGATGCCCGGCCTGAGGAATTAAACGGGGCCAGCGGCAAAGATCAATTCAGCAGCAAGCTGGTGAACATAATCAATAAGAATTTGACTGAAGGCACGATTACCCAGATAGAATTCACCAAATTCATCTTGGCACCAATGTAA
- the fliM gene encoding flagellar motor switch protein FliM, which yields MVDVLSQNEIDALLAALSSGEMDADELKKEETQKKIRSYDFKRAVRFSKDHIRSLTRIHDNFARYLTTYFSAQLRTFVQISVVQVEQLPYDEFIRSIPKMTILNIFEAEPLEGRMVMEVHPNIAFAMLDRLLGGFGIAPSKINALTEIETTIMERIFSRCFESLQEAWKTVLDIHPRMEALETNPQFMQIVSPNETIALISLSTKIGDTTGMINLCIPHVVLEPIMSRLSVHQWFVSEKKVRDEVELEAIRARVHRAQLPIVAELGESRLSIAEFLGLSVGDVISLNKTVDSGLSIKVGDKLKFIGSPGIIKERVAVQIDEIVSEGVEEFDE from the coding sequence TTGGTTGATGTACTATCACAAAATGAAATTGATGCTCTGCTTGCTGCACTCTCATCCGGTGAAATGGATGCCGACGAACTGAAAAAAGAAGAAACCCAGAAAAAAATCCGCTCTTACGATTTCAAACGGGCTGTACGCTTCTCCAAAGATCATATCCGCAGTCTTACCCGGATCCATGATAACTTTGCCCGCTACCTGACAACGTACTTTTCGGCCCAATTGCGCACTTTTGTACAAATCAGTGTCGTTCAAGTAGAGCAGCTCCCTTATGATGAGTTTATCCGCTCCATTCCCAAAATGACGATACTGAATATTTTTGAAGCCGAACCTCTAGAGGGCCGGATGGTTATGGAGGTGCATCCGAACATTGCCTTTGCCATGCTGGACAGACTGCTTGGCGGATTTGGTATAGCACCTTCGAAGATTAACGCCCTGACTGAAATCGAAACGACAATTATGGAGAGGATTTTCAGCAGATGTTTCGAAAGTCTGCAGGAAGCCTGGAAGACAGTTCTGGACATCCATCCACGGATGGAAGCACTGGAAACGAATCCGCAGTTTATGCAAATTGTATCGCCAAATGAAACGATTGCCCTTATCTCCCTCAGCACCAAAATTGGAGATACCACCGGGATGATCAACCTCTGTATCCCTCACGTTGTTCTTGAGCCGATTATGTCGAGGCTGTCTGTTCACCAGTGGTTTGTATCCGAGAAGAAGGTGCGGGATGAGGTTGAGCTTGAAGCCATCCGGGCAAGAGTTCACCGGGCTCAGCTTCCGATAGTAGCAGAGCTGGGTGAATCGAGGTTATCCATTGCTGAATTTCTCGGGCTCAGTGTCGGCGACGTGATTTCTCTTAACAAGACTGTGGATTCCGGACTGTCAATCAAGGTAGGGGACAAGCTGAAATTCATCGGAAGTCCTGGGATAATCAAAGAACGAGTGGCTGTGCAAATAGACGAGATTGTCAGCGAAGGGGTTGAAGAGTTTGACGAGTAA
- a CDS encoding MotE family protein gives MANNQMELEDEGSAGKFERFLFLMIPIIFTLVLLGVLLTLFNMDIRNNVLEIANKIPVVEKWVPEPATDPDSDTAGETADDPQAETKEQAASSESTIKELKSQLNAQAAQLKQAEEDKASEANKAEALQKQIDGMKEEAAAVAATEEDEDPYLKQVTDLAKLYAGMKASKAAPIMENLTTDEMVQIFSVMSNASKTAILEKMDPKKAADVSIKLKETTNSTDMAIAALQSRLKQDEAGTTTAAASANLDQEKLSQTFTSMPAADAATLLGSMYSISPDKVITILNTVSDTVRSSILGEMTKNDSAQTAKIVNRLMGGK, from the coding sequence GTGGCAAATAATCAAATGGAACTTGAAGATGAAGGGTCGGCAGGTAAATTTGAGCGTTTTTTATTCTTGATGATCCCAATCATCTTCACGCTTGTACTGCTTGGAGTACTGTTGACCCTATTTAATATGGATATCCGCAATAATGTCCTTGAGATTGCGAACAAGATTCCTGTTGTGGAGAAATGGGTGCCTGAACCTGCCACAGATCCGGATTCGGATACCGCTGGAGAAACCGCAGATGATCCGCAAGCTGAAACTAAAGAGCAGGCCGCCAGCTCGGAGAGTACAATTAAAGAGCTGAAGTCTCAGCTTAACGCGCAGGCAGCGCAGCTGAAACAGGCAGAAGAAGATAAGGCGTCCGAGGCTAACAAAGCTGAGGCGCTTCAGAAACAGATTGACGGGATGAAAGAAGAAGCGGCGGCAGTTGCAGCCACTGAGGAAGATGAAGATCCATATCTCAAGCAGGTCACGGATCTGGCCAAGCTGTATGCGGGAATGAAAGCCTCTAAAGCTGCACCGATTATGGAGAACTTGACTACAGATGAAATGGTCCAAATTTTCAGTGTGATGAGCAATGCCAGCAAAACGGCCATCCTGGAAAAGATGGACCCGAAAAAAGCTGCGGATGTATCTATAAAGCTAAAAGAAACAACCAATTCAACCGATATGGCTATTGCAGCCCTTCAATCGAGACTGAAACAGGATGAAGCCGGTACAACCACGGCTGCAGCCTCAGCCAATCTTGATCAGGAAAAGCTCAGCCAGACTTTTACTTCAATGCCTGCTGCTGACGCGGCTACACTGCTGGGTTCGATGTACAGCATTAGCCCGGACAAGGTCATCACTATACTGAATACAGTTAGTGATACTGTACGATCCTCTATCCTGGGGGAGATGACCAAGAATGACAGCGCACAGACAGCCAAAATTGTAAACCGGCTGATGGGCGGTAAATAA
- a CDS encoding TIGR02530 family flagellar biosynthesis protein, with protein MSDRLTIGQLYPASVHPSTLQRQQSTKSSVSSEASFESVLQKNMLKFSNHAAKRLEQRGIELGSRQLDQISSAVDKAAAKGSKESLILMKDMALIVSVANRTVVTAMDGNSMKDNVFTQIDSAVIIS; from the coding sequence ATGAGCGACAGACTGACAATAGGCCAGCTGTATCCGGCGAGTGTACACCCTTCAACGCTGCAACGTCAGCAGTCAACCAAGAGCTCTGTAAGCTCTGAAGCTTCATTTGAGAGCGTGCTGCAGAAGAATATGCTGAAGTTCAGCAATCATGCGGCAAAGAGGCTTGAACAGCGGGGAATTGAGCTTGGCAGCCGCCAATTAGATCAAATCTCGTCTGCGGTAGACAAGGCAGCAGCCAAGGGCAGCAAGGAATCCTTAATCCTTATGAAGGATATGGCGTTAATCGTAAGCGTTGCGAACCGTACCGTAGTTACAGCTATGGATGGGAACTCTATGAAAGATAATGTATTCACGCAGATTGACAGTGCAGTAATAATCTCATGA
- a CDS encoding response regulator: MANRILIVDDAAFMRMMIRDILSKNGFEVVGEAQDGSQAIEKFKELRPDLITMDITMPEMDGIAALKEIKKVDANAKVIMCSAMGQQAMVIDAIQAGAKDFIVKPFQADRVIEAINKTLGV, from the coding sequence ATGGCTAACCGAATTCTAATCGTGGACGATGCAGCATTTATGAGAATGATGATCCGGGACATTTTGTCGAAGAACGGATTTGAGGTAGTGGGTGAAGCCCAGGACGGTTCACAGGCTATAGAGAAATTTAAGGAACTGCGTCCGGATCTGATCACGATGGATATCACCATGCCTGAAATGGACGGAATCGCCGCCCTAAAAGAAATCAAAAAAGTAGATGCCAATGCCAAAGTCATCATGTGTTCAGCCATGGGTCAGCAGGCTATGGTCATTGATGCAATTCAAGCCGGAGCGAAGGACTTTATCGTTAAGCCTTTCCAGGCTGACCGTGTAATTGAAGCTATCAATAAAACGTTGGGTGTGTAG
- the fliI gene encoding flagellar protein export ATPase FliI yields MLDSGRYKEQLRNFDPVRINGKVTQVIGLMVESEGPDASIGDVCFIYPAKGTKPLQAEVVGFRDNKVLLMPLGELQAIGPGCDVVGTGKPLSVQVGSELLGKVLDGLGQPLDGSLIPARMPHSSTFNIPSNPLNRPRVAEPISIGVRAIDGLLTIGKGQRVGIFAGSGVGKSTLMGMIARNTSADVNVIALIGERGREVLDFIERDLGPEGLQRSVVIVATSDQPALIRIKGALIATTIAEYFRDRGLNVMLMMDSVTRYAMAQREVGLAVGEPPAMRGYTPSVFASLPKLLERAGTGPTGSITAFYTVLVDGDDMNEPIADAVRGILDGHIVLNRNIANKGHFPAIDVLSSISRVMKDIAPEEQIAAAENVKRLMAVYKDSEDLINIGAYQRGSNAQIDESMHYIDSIWDFTKQKVNEKVTLSEVQQSLISQFSRS; encoded by the coding sequence ATGCTTGACAGCGGAAGGTACAAAGAACAGCTGCGTAATTTTGACCCGGTCCGGATTAACGGCAAGGTTACCCAGGTCATCGGACTGATGGTGGAGTCGGAAGGACCGGATGCCAGCATCGGTGATGTGTGTTTTATTTATCCCGCGAAAGGAACTAAGCCGCTTCAGGCAGAGGTCGTCGGATTTCGTGACAACAAGGTGCTGCTGATGCCGCTTGGAGAACTGCAGGCTATTGGGCCTGGCTGTGATGTTGTCGGCACAGGCAAGCCGCTGAGTGTACAGGTAGGCTCGGAGCTGCTGGGAAAGGTGCTTGACGGTTTGGGCCAGCCGCTTGACGGCTCACTCATTCCTGCACGTATGCCGCACAGTTCAACCTTCAACATTCCTTCCAATCCGCTTAACCGTCCGCGTGTAGCTGAACCTATCAGCATCGGGGTCAGAGCGATTGACGGGCTTCTCACCATCGGTAAAGGACAGCGGGTCGGCATTTTTGCGGGCTCTGGTGTCGGCAAGAGCACACTGATGGGAATGATCGCCCGTAACACTTCGGCAGATGTGAATGTTATTGCCCTTATCGGTGAACGGGGCAGGGAAGTGCTTGATTTCATTGAGCGCGACCTGGGGCCGGAAGGACTGCAGCGTTCGGTGGTTATCGTGGCTACTTCGGATCAGCCGGCGCTGATCCGGATCAAAGGTGCCTTGATCGCTACTACAATCGCCGAATATTTCCGTGACCGCGGACTGAATGTCATGCTGATGATGGACTCGGTTACCCGCTATGCCATGGCCCAGCGCGAGGTTGGGTTGGCGGTAGGAGAACCTCCTGCAATGAGAGGGTACACCCCTTCGGTGTTCGCCAGTCTGCCTAAGCTGCTGGAACGGGCTGGAACAGGCCCTACTGGATCAATCACCGCATTTTATACCGTGCTGGTTGACGGTGACGATATGAACGAGCCGATCGCCGATGCTGTGCGAGGTATCCTGGACGGACACATTGTCCTGAACCGGAATATCGCGAATAAAGGACATTTCCCGGCAATCGATGTTCTCTCCAGCATTAGCCGTGTTATGAAGGATATAGCACCGGAAGAGCAGATTGCTGCAGCCGAGAATGTAAAGCGTCTTATGGCGGTTTATAAGGATTCCGAGGATCTGATCAATATCGGAGCTTACCAAAGAGGGTCGAACGCCCAAATCGATGAATCGATGCATTACATCGACAGCATCTGGGATTTCACCAAGCAAAAAGTAAACGAGAAGGTAACTCTTAGCGAAGTGCAGCAGTCTTTAATTTCACAGTTCTCGAGGAGTTGA
- a CDS encoding FliH/SctL family protein — MSKLIKHSQYVPVDVLKRLEQARHHAGLTEDPVAEEVPGEVHYQDPAREAAEQARKQMLKDAQEFAEGQVRSASQEAENIMESARNEAEEWWRQRREQDEHLVEAVKSEGFQQGYQEGLAHAEQEMSQRLAEMMEEARTVLQEAYRAKDVIIQEAEPFLVELSCDIAEKIVDKQLTVEPQFAMELIRKNLARKREQGLISLCVSPAQFAFVNAAREELSLAVDSQAELQILPDSTVKDQGCVIRSSFGSIDARVDTQLAEIKKELLRIALDVGEHRNGEDDA, encoded by the coding sequence TTGTCTAAGCTGATCAAACATTCTCAATATGTTCCGGTAGATGTACTGAAGCGGCTGGAGCAGGCCAGACATCATGCAGGGCTTACAGAAGATCCTGTTGCCGAGGAGGTTCCAGGCGAAGTCCACTATCAGGATCCCGCCAGGGAAGCGGCAGAGCAGGCACGCAAGCAAATGCTGAAAGATGCCCAGGAGTTTGCTGAAGGGCAGGTCCGCAGTGCCTCTCAGGAAGCTGAGAATATTATGGAATCAGCACGGAATGAAGCTGAAGAATGGTGGCGGCAGCGCAGAGAACAGGACGAGCATCTTGTGGAAGCCGTCAAGTCCGAAGGATTTCAGCAAGGCTACCAGGAAGGTCTCGCCCATGCGGAGCAGGAGATGTCCCAGCGGCTTGCCGAGATGATGGAGGAAGCAAGAACCGTACTTCAGGAAGCGTACCGGGCAAAAGATGTAATTATTCAAGAAGCTGAACCTTTTCTTGTAGAGCTGAGCTGCGATATCGCCGAGAAAATAGTGGACAAGCAGCTGACCGTGGAACCGCAATTTGCAATGGAGCTGATCCGCAAGAATCTGGCCCGCAAGCGCGAGCAGGGATTGATTTCCTTATGTGTCTCTCCGGCACAGTTCGCATTTGTTAATGCAGCGCGAGAAGAGCTTTCACTTGCCGTGGACTCACAGGCAGAACTGCAGATTCTTCCGGATTCAACGGTTAAGGATCAGGGCTGTGTCATCCGCTCCTCCTTTGGCAGCATCGACGCACGTGTGGATACCCAACTGGCTGAGATCAAAAAAGAACTGCTGCGAATTGCCCTGGATGTAGGTGAACACAGAAATGGGGAAGACGATGCTTGA
- the flgG gene encoding flagellar basal body rod protein FlgG produces MLRSMYSGVSGMRGFQTKLDVIGNNIANVNTIGFKSGRVMFKDIMSQTVSGVTAPVDGGQGGVNAKQIGLGVSIGSVDTMHLAGSAMTTNNPTDLRIDGDGFFLVKLTDDQETPFLTRAGDFHVDSNRNLITSDGLHVVSVDGESIQLPEEATAFSISSDGTIIQTMADGTTEQGVQIAVAKVSNPQGLEKIGGNLYRMTLNANAEGALEPTTANNAEVGTGSIVAGQLEMSNVDLTNEFTEMIVSQRGFQANSRIITTSDEVLQEVVNLKR; encoded by the coding sequence ATGTTAAGATCTATGTATTCAGGAGTATCAGGTATGCGCGGGTTCCAGACCAAGCTGGACGTTATCGGTAACAATATTGCCAATGTCAACACCATCGGCTTCAAATCAGGCCGTGTAATGTTCAAAGACATCATGAGCCAGACGGTATCCGGTGTTACGGCACCTGTTGATGGCGGACAAGGCGGGGTTAATGCCAAACAGATCGGGTTAGGGGTAAGCATTGGTTCTGTGGATACGATGCATTTGGCGGGCAGTGCCATGACAACTAATAACCCTACGGATCTGCGGATTGACGGAGACGGATTCTTCCTGGTAAAACTCACGGATGATCAGGAGACGCCTTTCCTTACGCGCGCAGGAGATTTCCATGTGGATTCTAACCGGAATCTCATTACTTCCGATGGTCTTCATGTCGTGAGTGTTGATGGGGAATCCATTCAATTGCCTGAAGAGGCTACCGCATTCTCTATCTCGAGTGACGGTACGATTATTCAGACGATGGCTGACGGGACGACTGAACAAGGGGTTCAAATCGCCGTTGCCAAAGTTAGCAACCCGCAAGGTCTTGAGAAAATCGGCGGCAATCTGTACCGGATGACATTGAATGCCAACGCAGAGGGAGCGCTGGAACCGACTACTGCCAACAATGCTGAAGTGGGAACAGGCTCAATTGTTGCCGGCCAGCTGGAAATGTCTAACGTCGATCTGACGAACGAGTTCACGGAGATGATCGTGTCACAACGTGGTTTCCAGGCGAACTCACGAATTATTACAACTTCAGATGAAGTACTCCAGGAAGTAGTTAACCTCAAGCGTTAA
- the fliJ gene encoding flagellar export protein FliJ — translation MRFHYTFQKVVDLKGNEKTQAEWMLSSALGELQAQEKSLDELIIQRNAVMLSLQSAAEQKTPMAKLREMQNYVDYLDKCIARKHSDISRAHIEVQSKQDHLSTKVLDEKVWLKAKDKAQTAFLQNMSLREQNELDEMATVRFAMKSL, via the coding sequence ATGAGATTCCATTATACTTTTCAAAAAGTGGTGGACTTGAAGGGTAACGAAAAAACACAGGCAGAGTGGATGCTCTCAAGCGCGCTCGGAGAACTGCAGGCACAGGAAAAAAGCCTTGATGAATTAATTATACAGCGCAATGCGGTGATGTTGTCCTTACAGAGTGCTGCTGAGCAAAAGACACCTATGGCTAAGCTTCGCGAAATGCAGAATTATGTGGATTATCTGGATAAGTGCATTGCCCGCAAACATTCCGATATCAGCCGGGCGCATATAGAGGTTCAGAGCAAGCAGGACCATCTCAGTACCAAGGTTCTGGATGAGAAGGTATGGCTCAAGGCCAAAGACAAAGCACAAACAGCATTTCTGCAGAATATGAGTTTACGGGAACAAAACGAACTGGATGAGATGGCTACCGTCCGCTTCGCGATGAAATCCCTCTAA
- the fliY gene encoding flagellar motor switch phosphatase FliY, with protein MTSKDYLSQEEIDALLRQSAEGNLAPSPKTVDDYLTPFEQDALGEIGNITFGSAATALSTLLGKKVDITTPKVSIITRSEFEDAFPKPHVAVHVQYVDGFQGINSLVIKIRDAQVIADLMLGGEGEPKDEELNEIHISAVQEAMNQMMGSSATSMSTIFNRFVNISPPGIDILNMSSGEGVGSLPDDETLIQISFRLKIGDLIDSTIMQLLPVPFAKDMVTMLLGDVSQADQEAAVTSTATPPKPAAAPEPAPAAPPVQQQMPAPDPGGIPPQYPPQGMPPYPGMPEGGYYYPPAGMPAYGMPGMPPYGMPPQGMPYPQAPPQNSAPNRNVNVQPVQFANLSAGAFGNIDENNLNLLMDIPLRVTVELGRTQKQIKDILEMSQGSIIELDKLAGEPVDILVNNKLIAKGEVVVIDENFGVRVTDIVSQWDRIQKLQ; from the coding sequence TTGACGAGTAAAGATTATTTGTCCCAAGAAGAGATAGATGCTCTTCTTAGACAGTCTGCGGAAGGTAACCTGGCTCCCTCGCCGAAGACAGTGGATGATTATTTAACACCTTTTGAACAGGATGCGCTGGGAGAGATCGGTAATATCACATTTGGCAGTGCAGCGACTGCGCTATCTACTCTGCTCGGCAAAAAGGTTGATATCACGACTCCAAAGGTATCGATTATTACCCGCAGTGAATTCGAGGATGCATTTCCTAAACCCCATGTCGCAGTTCATGTACAGTATGTGGACGGTTTCCAAGGGATCAATTCACTGGTCATCAAGATCAGGGATGCACAGGTCATTGCCGATTTAATGCTTGGCGGTGAAGGAGAACCCAAAGACGAGGAATTGAATGAAATTCATATCAGCGCCGTGCAGGAAGCCATGAATCAGATGATGGGCTCATCGGCTACTTCCATGTCGACTATATTTAACAGATTCGTCAATATTTCTCCTCCAGGCATCGATATTCTAAATATGTCCAGTGGAGAAGGGGTTGGAAGCCTGCCGGATGATGAAACATTAATCCAGATTTCGTTCCGGCTGAAGATCGGCGATTTGATCGATTCCACGATTATGCAGCTGTTACCGGTACCGTTCGCCAAAGACATGGTGACCATGCTATTGGGCGATGTCAGCCAGGCTGACCAGGAAGCGGCCGTTACGTCGACCGCAACACCTCCCAAACCCGCCGCCGCACCAGAACCTGCTCCGGCAGCACCTCCGGTACAGCAGCAGATGCCGGCACCTGACCCTGGAGGGATCCCTCCTCAATATCCGCCGCAGGGGATGCCGCCATATCCGGGAATGCCTGAAGGTGGCTATTATTATCCTCCGGCCGGTATGCCAGCCTATGGAATGCCGGGTATGCCGCCTTACGGAATGCCGCCTCAAGGAATGCCATATCCGCAGGCGCCGCCGCAGAATTCTGCACCTAATCGCAATGTGAATGTGCAGCCGGTACAATTTGCTAACCTCAGTGCAGGGGCTTTTGGCAATATTGACGAAAATAATTTAAATTTATTGATGGACATACCACTGAGAGTGACCGTAGAATTAGGAAGGACCCAGAAGCAGATCAAAGATATTCTGGAAATGTCGCAAGGTTCGATTATCGAACTGGACAAACTGGCGGGCGAGCCTGTTGACATTCTGGTTAACAACAAGCTCATTGCCAAAGGGGAAGTCGTAGTTATAGACGAAAACTTCGGTGTCCGCGTTACGGATATCGTCAGCCAGTGGGACCGTATACAAAAATTACAATAA
- a CDS encoding flagellar hook-length control protein FliK has protein sequence MSLIVQTLSAGNLTVAGGTSTGTSGTAGSATPFAQTLVQSMGGTTSKGTEAPLLGNLASLLQGLLNAVQTKGEESVSTDAKKAELLESLTQDMENLDASLEADPALLAALQGWILQVSALLSGNTPADQTGALDTGALATAGLSPLAQNPETLRFAVQDELNSLVQLVQDAAVSGSEETATKGAALLNQFSAILAESVPADNKPKLKTVSTTEVSSASLKQASGTETKQNVDDSRRVVSNIRTFLDATVKTESASVPTALNSTNVTAEESPQIPSTGIAPVKETATAEEALPAAKISAGEPEIVTAGQLSLSNGISAPLKAPPSPVPVQQFAQEMNTFISGKLEIVKKGGVAEATITLFPENLGQVDVKISMQNGNLVAQFLTQHSGTKDILEQQMNQLRLALQSQGLQVEKLEVTQNNPSAQSQWTGQQGQQTGAGGQQQGRRSRERQEESAEAVLAAELNGEWKDWVSATQQDNNQNGSFSAKI, from the coding sequence ATGAGTTTAATCGTACAAACATTAAGTGCAGGTAACCTGACTGTTGCCGGTGGAACGTCAACGGGTACCAGTGGAACTGCCGGTTCGGCTACACCTTTTGCCCAGACGCTTGTACAGAGCATGGGAGGCACTACTTCTAAAGGGACGGAAGCACCTCTATTGGGCAATCTGGCTTCCTTGCTGCAGGGTCTTCTGAACGCGGTACAGACCAAGGGTGAGGAATCCGTCAGTACAGATGCAAAGAAAGCAGAACTTCTTGAAAGCCTCACTCAGGACATGGAGAATCTGGATGCAAGTCTGGAGGCTGATCCCGCGCTGCTCGCTGCTCTTCAAGGGTGGATTCTTCAAGTGTCGGCGCTCTTATCCGGTAATACTCCGGCTGATCAGACAGGCGCATTAGACACTGGAGCATTGGCAACAGCAGGTTTGTCGCCCCTTGCCCAGAACCCGGAAACCCTGCGTTTTGCAGTCCAGGATGAGCTGAACAGCCTGGTCCAACTGGTTCAGGATGCAGCTGTAAGCGGAAGTGAAGAAACGGCAACCAAAGGTGCTGCACTGTTAAATCAATTCTCAGCTATTCTGGCTGAAAGCGTGCCTGCCGATAACAAACCCAAGCTTAAGACTGTAAGTACAACAGAGGTTTCGTCAGCATCGCTTAAGCAGGCATCCGGAACAGAAACCAAACAGAATGTTGATGATAGTAGAAGAGTAGTTTCAAATATCCGTACATTTTTGGATGCCACAGTTAAGACGGAGTCTGCTTCAGTACCAACAGCACTAAATAGTACAAATGTAACTGCAGAAGAGAGCCCTCAGATTCCTTCCACGGGGATAGCTCCAGTGAAGGAGACGGCAACGGCCGAGGAAGCTTTGCCAGCCGCCAAAATATCAGCTGGCGAGCCTGAAATCGTTACAGCAGGCCAATTATCGCTCAGTAACGGAATTTCCGCACCACTGAAAGCACCACCCTCACCGGTGCCGGTTCAGCAATTCGCTCAGGAAATGAACACTTTTATCAGCGGTAAATTGGAAATCGTCAAAAAAGGCGGAGTAGCTGAAGCTACAATCACTCTATTCCCGGAGAATCTTGGACAAGTCGATGTGAAGATATCGATGCAAAATGGTAATCTGGTTGCCCAATTCCTGACCCAGCATAGCGGAACGAAGGATATTCTTGAACAGCAGATGAACCAGCTTCGTTTAGCTTTACAGTCCCAAGGCCTTCAGGTAGAAAAACTTGAGGTGACTCAGAACAACCCATCAGCTCAGTCACAATGGACTGGACAGCAGGGGCAACAGACGGGAGCTGGCGGACAACAGCAGGGTAGACGCTCTCGAGAGCGCCAGGAAGAATCCGCAGAGGCGGTGCTTGCCGCAGAGCTTAATGGAGAATGGAAAGATTGGGTTTCGGCAACGCAGCAAGATAATAATCAGAACGGCAGTTTTTCGGCCAAAATATAA
- a CDS encoding flagellar FlbD family protein: MISVTRLNGAAMWLNALLVEMVEESPDTYITLVTGKRLIVLEKADEVIEKIKEYNRDIGTHAATIKVQSMEELS; this comes from the coding sequence ATGATTTCGGTAACAAGATTGAATGGGGCGGCGATGTGGTTAAATGCCCTGCTGGTTGAAATGGTTGAGGAATCCCCGGATACGTATATCACGCTTGTAACCGGCAAAAGGCTGATTGTGCTTGAAAAGGCTGATGAAGTCATTGAGAAGATCAAGGAATACAACAGGGACATAGGCACACATGCTGCCACCATTAAAGTCCAATCGATGGAGGAGCTTTCATGA